A region from the Lolium perenne isolate Kyuss_39 chromosome 4, Kyuss_2.0, whole genome shotgun sequence genome encodes:
- the LOC127296383 gene encoding uncharacterized protein, producing MGEGLKTMLAKPIKLADQVAKQAGSGQCFRPECKDLRARAEKLAEVLRQAARADLYERPAERIVNGTMQALAKAGAMAKRCFDSHSRLRRFLSFNPVSGFPRTLALLDTAVEDVAWLIRISSPRADADDGDDDDLRGMPNIAQNDPILFLIWDHIARLHTGSLAVRADSASTLASLARDNPHFAKLIVEEDGVVPLVRLLKEGSDDGQEAAATALGLLGRDDASVDRLIHAGVCAVYAATLKEPPMRVQAAVAEAIASLASHSKICQDLFAQTNSVVRHLVSHLAAGTIQEHSRYSVAGSSSRSTATPPPEPMRSLHSVVLASTPSMLPGTSTYSANEPPEASNAAQQPARNNQMQPAAAGRTTTTNRVTAPPPTRPQLSSNGSSGRGSREAEDPATKARMKAMAAKALWKLAHGHPGVCKNITESRALLCFARLLEKGDGGAGTHLQFYSAMAIMEITRVAEHNLALRQSAFKPSSPPAKAVAEQLLCIVRNGEHDDDDLLLPCITALGCLSRTFTASETRVIGPLVRLLDDREPPVTKEAIVALTKFACNENHLHVTHSKAIVDHGGARHLVQLVYLGDQLQVEALILLCYVALHVPESEELAQAGVLAVLLWASKQAQLVQDLRVDPLLSKAKGRLDLFQSRGSII from the coding sequence ATGGGGGAAGGTCTGAAGACGATGCTGGCGAAGCCGATCAAGCTCGCCGACCAGGTGGCCAAGCAAGCGGGCTCTGGCCAGTGCTTCCGCCCCGAGTGCAAGGACCTGCGCGCCCGCGCCGAGAAGCTCGCCGAGGTGCTGCGGCAGGCGGCGCGGGCCGACCTGTACGAGCGCCCCGCCGAGCGCATCGTGAACGGCACCATGCAGGCGCTCGCCAAGGCCGGCGCCATGGCCAAACGCTGCTTCGACAGCCACTCCCGCCTCCGCCGCTTCCTCAGCTTCAACCCCGTCTCCGGCTTCCCGCGCACCCTCGCGCTGCTCGACACCGCCGTCGAGGACGTCGCCTGGCTCATCCGCATCTCGTCCCCGCGCGCCGACgctgacgacggcgacgacgacgacctgcGCGGCATGCCCAACATCGCGCAGAACGACCCCATACTCTTCCTCATCTGGGACCACATCGCGCGCCTCCACACCGGCAGCCTCGCCGTGCGCGCCGACTCCGCCTCCACCCTCGCCTCCCTCGCCCGCGACAACCCGCACTTCGCCAAGCTCATCGTCGAGGAGGACGGCGTCGTGCCACTCGTCAGGCTGCTCAAGGAAGGCTCCGACGACGGCCAGGAGGCTGCCGCCACGGCGCTCGGCCTTCTCGGCCGCGACGACGCCAGCGTCGACAGGCTTATCCACGCCGGGGTCTGCGCCGTCTACGCCGCCACGTTGAAGGAGCCGCCCATGCGCGTGCAGGCCGCGGTCGCCGAGGCCATCGCCTCGCTCGCCAGCCACAGCAAGATATGCCAGGACCTCTTCGCGCAGACCAACTCCGTCGTCCGCCACCTCGTCAGCCACCTCGCCGCTGGCACCATCCAGGAACACAGCAGGTACTCCGTCGCTGGAAGCAGCAGCAGGAGCACGGCAACCCCGCCGCCGGAGCCCATGAGGTCGCTTCACTCTGTTGTGCTCGCCAGCACGCCCAGCATGCTCCCAGGAACCTCTACTTACTCTGCCAACGAACCGCCGGAAGCCTCGAATGCCGCCCAGCAGCCAGCGCGCAACAACCAGATGCAGCCCGCGGCAGCCGGCAGGACTACGACGACGAACCGAGTCACGGCTCCACCACCCACCAGGCCCCAGCTGAGCTCAAACGGTTCGAGCGGCCGTGGATCGCGCGAGGCAGAGGACCCGGCCACGAAGGCGCGCATGAAGGCCATGGCGGCCAAGGCACTGTGGAAGCTCGCCCACGGCCATCCAGGAGTCTGCAAGAACATCACGGAATCCCGCGCGCTCCTCTGCTTCGCCAGGCTGCTCGAGAAGGGCGACGGCGGAGCGGGCACGCACCTGCAGTTCTACTCCGCAATGGCGATCATGGAGATCACCCGCGTCGCCGAGCACAACCTCGCGCTGCGCCAGTCCGCGTTCAAGCCCAGCTCCCCGCCCGCCAAGGCCGTCGCCGAGCAGCTGCTCTGCATCGTGCGCAACGGGGAGCacgacgacgacgacctgctgctccCGTGCATCACCGCCCTCGGCTGCCTGTCGCGCACCTTCACGGCGAGCGAGACCCGCGTGATCGGCCCGCTGGTGCGGCTGCTCGACGACCGCGAGCCGCCGGTCACCAAGGAGGCTATCGTCGCGCTCACCAAGTTCGCCTGCAACGAGAACCACCTGCACGTCACCCACTCCAAGGCCATCGTCGACCACGGCGGCGCGCGGCACCTCGTTCAGCTCGTCTACCTTGGAGACCAGCTGCAGGTCGAGGCGCTCATTCTGCTCTGCTACGTCGCGCTGCATGTCCCGGAGAGCGAGGAGCTCGCGCAGGCCGGGGTGCTCGCCGTGCTCCTCTGGGCGTCCAAGCAGGCGCAGCTGGTGCAGGACCTGCGCGTCGACCCGCTGCTGTCCAAAGCCAAGGGTCGCCTGGATCTCTTCCAGTCAAGGGGATCCATCATCTAG